One window from the genome of Dolosigranulum savutiense encodes:
- the gorA gene encoding glutathione-disulfide reductase, whose amino-acid sequence MSETHFDYLVIGGGSGGIASANRAGERGAKVALIEANELGGTCVNLGCVPKKVMWYVSQLLDDIKLYGEGYGLELSDAPQLNFERLVTNRENYIDFLHGAYKRGLDNNHVQLIRGYAKFVGPKTVAVDGTEYTADHILVAPGGRPSRLPIEGGDLGIVSDDVFAMTELPKRIAVYGAGYIGVELAGVFHSFGVDTHLFFRKELPLTEFDTLIREGYRDIATEEGAHIHGNKPIDKVTKEADGTLVMHFSDGTTHETDEIIWATGRQPSTDNLGLEHTAVELDNKGYIKVDKYQNTTADGIYSVGDVIGKVELTPVAIAQGRQLSERLFGGKPDAHVNHENIPTVVFTHPPIGTVGLTERDAREQYGDDQVTIYTNSFTAMHSSITAHRQRTHMKLVCVGDDERVVGLHGIGAGMDEMLQGFAVAIKMGATKQDFDDTIAIHPTSAEEFVTMR is encoded by the coding sequence ATGAGTGAAACACATTTTGATTATTTAGTAATTGGTGGCGGTAGTGGCGGGATTGCTTCGGCAAATCGTGCCGGTGAACGTGGAGCAAAAGTGGCCCTGATTGAAGCAAACGAGTTAGGCGGTACTTGTGTCAACCTGGGCTGTGTACCGAAAAAAGTGATGTGGTATGTATCGCAACTCTTGGATGATATTAAGTTATATGGAGAAGGATATGGTCTAGAGCTAAGTGATGCACCACAGTTAAATTTTGAGCGCCTAGTGACGAATCGTGAGAATTATATTGATTTCTTACATGGGGCGTATAAGCGCGGACTTGACAATAATCATGTTCAGTTGATTAGAGGCTACGCTAAATTCGTCGGACCAAAAACTGTTGCAGTAGATGGAACGGAATATACCGCTGATCATATCTTAGTGGCTCCTGGTGGACGTCCGAGTCGCTTGCCAATTGAAGGGGGCGATCTAGGAATTGTCTCTGATGATGTCTTCGCGATGACTGAATTACCGAAGCGTATTGCTGTGTATGGAGCAGGTTATATCGGGGTAGAATTGGCTGGAGTTTTCCACTCATTTGGCGTCGATACGCACTTATTCTTCCGGAAAGAGTTGCCATTAACTGAATTCGATACCCTCATTCGTGAAGGATACCGCGATATTGCAACAGAAGAAGGCGCACATATTCACGGGAATAAACCAATCGATAAGGTAACAAAAGAAGCAGACGGAACGTTAGTGATGCACTTCTCAGATGGAACAACTCATGAAACGGACGAGATTATCTGGGCAACAGGTCGCCAACCGAGCACCGATAACCTAGGTCTAGAACATACAGCAGTTGAATTAGATAACAAGGGCTATATTAAAGTAGATAAATATCAAAATACAACAGCGGACGGTATTTATTCAGTCGGTGATGTGATTGGAAAAGTCGAATTAACGCCAGTTGCCATCGCACAAGGTCGTCAACTGTCAGAACGCTTATTTGGTGGTAAACCAGATGCACACGTGAATCATGAAAATATTCCAACCGTTGTCTTCACGCATCCACCTATTGGCACAGTGGGACTAACCGAACGAGATGCACGTGAACAATATGGTGATGATCAAGTCACGATCTATACGAATAGCTTTACCGCTATGCATAGCTCAATTACAGCGCACCGTCAACGCACTCATATGAAACTGGTCTGTGTCGGTGATGATGAACGCGTCGTCGGTTTGCATGGAATTGGTGCTGGGATGGATGAGATGTTACAAGGATTTGCAGTAGCGATCAAGATGGGTGCGACTAAACAAGACTTTGACGATACAATTGCCATCCACCCGACCTCAGCTGAAGAATTTGTAACAATGCGATAA
- a CDS encoding chromate transporter: MEKRASYWELFTSMFYLSAFTFGGGYVIVPLMEDKFVKELGWIDYDEMLDLIALGQSAPGAIAVNTSVLIGYQRLGILGAVVSTLGTVLPPLLIMTGLSYIYLLVRDNPYVNNMLLGMSAGVAAIIVNVVYKMARRIIDQQKLVPILVMIGAFILVIGFHVHILWILFGAGLIGLITTLMEGDSV, from the coding sequence GTGGAAAAACGTGCATCATATTGGGAATTATTTACCTCAATGTTTTATTTAAGTGCCTTCACGTTCGGAGGCGGGTATGTGATTGTGCCTTTAATGGAAGATAAATTCGTAAAGGAATTAGGTTGGATTGATTATGATGAGATGTTAGACTTAATCGCTCTCGGACAATCGGCGCCGGGTGCGATCGCTGTTAATACGTCGGTGTTGATCGGATATCAACGATTAGGGATACTTGGAGCAGTGGTTTCTACTTTAGGAACTGTCCTCCCGCCCCTATTGATTATGACCGGTCTATCCTATATTTATTTGCTTGTTCGCGATAATCCGTATGTGAACAATATGCTTCTTGGCATGTCAGCCGGCGTTGCCGCGATTATTGTCAATGTCGTCTATAAGATGGCGCGTCGCATTATTGATCAGCAAAAACTTGTGCCCATTCTCGTCATGATCGGGGCCTTTATCTTAGTAATCGGCTTCCATGTTCATATTTTATGGATTTTATTCGGTGCGGGTTTAATCGGACTGATCACGACACTCATGGAGGGTGATTCAGTATGA
- a CDS encoding chromate transporter, whose amino-acid sequence MIYLELLLTFMLVGALGFGGGYAVLPLIEEQLVVNHGWLTTQEFIDILTLSEMTPGPIAVNAATFSGNRIAGVFGGIVATIGVVLPSFVIVILIAYLYFKFRQLRLFQGIVEGLRPAVVALIASAGLTIFLNALFHTTDNAQWSLHHVNIVNVFLFVIGFIGIRKYQLSPINIILLCGGLGMMIYSFI is encoded by the coding sequence ATGATTTATCTTGAATTACTTCTGACGTTCATGCTGGTGGGGGCGCTTGGTTTCGGTGGTGGCTATGCGGTGCTCCCTTTGATTGAAGAGCAATTGGTCGTCAATCACGGTTGGCTGACGACGCAAGAATTTATCGATATATTGACACTTTCTGAGATGACACCGGGACCTATTGCTGTCAATGCAGCAACATTTTCTGGTAACCGTATTGCGGGGGTGTTCGGAGGGATTGTAGCGACAATCGGTGTCGTTTTACCTTCTTTCGTTATTGTCATACTGATTGCCTATCTTTACTTCAAGTTCCGACAGTTGCGCTTATTTCAAGGGATAGTCGAAGGGTTACGCCCAGCTGTAGTGGCCTTAATTGCCTCAGCTGGACTCACTATTTTCCTTAATGCCCTCTTTCATACCACAGATAACGCTCAATGGTCATTACATCATGTCAATATAGTTAATGTTTTCCTTTTTGTTATCGGCTTTATCGGTATCCGCAAGTACCAACTATCCCCGATCAACATCATTCTCCTATGCGGTGGGCTAGGTATGATGATTTACAGTTTTATCTAA
- a CDS encoding RnfABCDGE type electron transport complex subunit D yields the protein MAGTINMKDVESKLQTGPSPHIRNPRTSKQVMTEVIIALIPPIIAAVYFFGWWVFVQLGVALLVSVLSEYGYQKLTYQKVTLHDRSVYVTGLLLGLSFPISAPLWVVAVAAFIAVFIIKHWNFGLGGGLGKNYLNPALTARVIAKVFFTPFFANWVLPKGFFAGPYGGYHVDYVTTATPLEYLSRGATEVAEAVPELWEMFLGVNMGGNIGETSKLAILIGMIYLIVRRVINPKIPILFILSTVTVACFWSGFNLEYMMAHALSGTLFFAATYMATDYSSGALTPDGKTVFAIAGGLLTGILRIAVGFPGAIGIAIIMMNIAAPFIDSWFLPRIYGHKSRPERSLNRQSTSLQK from the coding sequence ATGGCAGGCACGATCAATATGAAAGATGTTGAAAGCAAATTACAGACAGGGCCATCGCCTCATATTCGCAATCCGCGAACATCTAAGCAAGTCATGACCGAAGTAATCATTGCCTTGATCCCTCCGATTATCGCAGCTGTCTACTTCTTCGGTTGGTGGGTATTTGTCCAACTTGGAGTTGCCCTGCTTGTTTCGGTCTTATCAGAATATGGTTATCAGAAGCTAACCTATCAAAAGGTCACTCTTCATGACCGTAGTGTGTATGTGACAGGTCTTTTGTTGGGGCTAAGTTTTCCTATTTCAGCCCCACTCTGGGTTGTCGCGGTGGCAGCCTTTATCGCTGTTTTTATTATTAAGCATTGGAATTTTGGGCTCGGCGGTGGGCTTGGGAAGAATTATTTGAACCCAGCCTTAACAGCCCGGGTTATCGCCAAAGTATTCTTTACGCCATTTTTTGCTAATTGGGTCTTGCCAAAAGGATTCTTCGCTGGCCCATACGGCGGTTATCATGTCGATTACGTGACGACAGCTACCCCCCTTGAGTATCTTAGTCGTGGCGCAACTGAAGTAGCCGAAGCTGTTCCTGAATTATGGGAAATGTTTCTCGGTGTCAACATGGGCGGAAACATCGGGGAAACATCGAAATTAGCCATCTTAATCGGAATGATCTACTTAATCGTCAGACGCGTTATTAATCCAAAGATTCCAATTTTATTTATCCTATCAACAGTGACTGTCGCTTGTTTTTGGTCCGGATTTAACTTGGAATATATGATGGCTCACGCCTTGAGCGGCACCTTATTTTTTGCCGCAACCTATATGGCAACTGACTACAGTTCGGGTGCATTAACACCGGATGGGAAAACCGTCTTTGCCATTGCTGGTGGACTCCTAACAGGGATTTTGCGTATTGCTGTTGGTTTCCCAGGTGCCATTGGTATTGCCATTATTATGATGAATATTGCGGCACCATTCATTGACTCTTGGTTCTTACCGCGCATTTATGGACACAAATCCCGTCCAGAACGCTCATTGAACCGCCAGAGTACAAGTTTACAAAAATAA